A window of the Zootoca vivipara chromosome 14, rZooViv1.1, whole genome shotgun sequence genome harbors these coding sequences:
- the ROGDI gene encoding protein rogdi homolog isoform X1, whose translation MRMAALASAAERAVLEEEFKWLLREEVHAVLRQLQDILKEASHRFTLPVSGSEGPIKQENFILGSSNTDQVKGVLTLQGDALCQADINLKMPRNNQLLHFAFRDDKQWKLQQIQDARNHVNQAIYLLTNRGANYQFKTGCEVLKLMDAVMLQLTRARNRLTTPATLTLPEIASSGVTKMFTPALPPDILVNFYINLNKLCLTVYQLHALQPSSTKNFRPAGGSILHNPGAMFEFNNQRYEVNHVHKVECVVPWLNDALVFFTVSLQLCQQLKDKVGWWKERTWLAKGIPCFWGPGEAAGC comes from the exons GAAGAGGAGTTCAAGTGGCTTTTACGAGAGGAGGTTCATGCTGTCCTACGGCAGCTGCAAGATATTCTGAAG GAGGCTTCTCATCGCTTTACTTTGCCTGTGAGCGGTTCAGAGGGACCCATCAAGCAGGAGAACTTCATTCTGGGTAGTTCAAA CACCGACCAGGTGAAGGGAGTCCTGACACTTCAGGGAGATGCCTTGTGCCAGGCT GATATTAACTTAAAAATGCCCAGGAATAACCAACTCCTACACTTTGCATTCCGGGATGATAAACAATGGAAACTCCAACAG ATCCAGGATGCAAGGAATCATGTCAACCAAGCGATCTACCTGCTTACCAACAGAGGCGCCAATTACCAGTTCAAGACAGGATGTGAGGTCCTCAAG TTGATGGATGCAGTGATGCTGCAGTTGACAAGAGCTCGGAATCGGCTCACCACTCCAGCTACTTTGACTCTGCCAGAAATCGCCTCTAGTGGTGTTACG AAAATGTTCActcctgctctgcctccagaCATCCTCGTCAATTTCTACATCAACCTGAATAAGCTCTGCTTGACTGTCTATCAGCTGCATGCTCTGCAACCCAGTTCTACAAAG AACTTCAGACCGGCTGGAGGGTCCATACTGCACAACCCAGGGGCCATGTT tgagTTCAACAACCAAAGATATGAAGTGAACCATGTCCACAAAGTGGAGTGTGTCGTCCCCTGGCTGAATGACGCCCTCGTTTTTTTCACGGTCTCCCTACAGCTGTGCCAGCAGCTAAAGGACAAGGTCGGGTGGTGGAAAGAGAGAACATGGTTGGCAAAGGGCATTCCTTGCTTTTGGGGTCCAGGGGAGGCTGCTGGATGTTGA
- the ROGDI gene encoding protein rogdi homolog isoform X3, giving the protein MRMAALASAAERAVLEEEFKWLLREEVHAVLRQLQDILKEASHRFTLPVSGSEGPIKQENFILGSSNTDQVKGVLTLQGDALCQADINLKMPRNNQLLHFAFRDDKQWKLQQIQDARNHVNQAIYLLTNRGANYQFKTGCEVLKLMDAVMLQLTRARNRLTTPATLTLPEIASSGVTKMFTPALPPDILVNFYINLNKLCLTVYQLHALQPSSTKNFRPAGGSILHNPGAMFEFNNQRYEVNHVHKVECVVPWLNDALVFFTVSLQLCQQLKDKVGWWKERT; this is encoded by the exons GAAGAGGAGTTCAAGTGGCTTTTACGAGAGGAGGTTCATGCTGTCCTACGGCAGCTGCAAGATATTCTGAAG GAGGCTTCTCATCGCTTTACTTTGCCTGTGAGCGGTTCAGAGGGACCCATCAAGCAGGAGAACTTCATTCTGGGTAGTTCAAA CACCGACCAGGTGAAGGGAGTCCTGACACTTCAGGGAGATGCCTTGTGCCAGGCT GATATTAACTTAAAAATGCCCAGGAATAACCAACTCCTACACTTTGCATTCCGGGATGATAAACAATGGAAACTCCAACAG ATCCAGGATGCAAGGAATCATGTCAACCAAGCGATCTACCTGCTTACCAACAGAGGCGCCAATTACCAGTTCAAGACAGGATGTGAGGTCCTCAAG TTGATGGATGCAGTGATGCTGCAGTTGACAAGAGCTCGGAATCGGCTCACCACTCCAGCTACTTTGACTCTGCCAGAAATCGCCTCTAGTGGTGTTACG AAAATGTTCActcctgctctgcctccagaCATCCTCGTCAATTTCTACATCAACCTGAATAAGCTCTGCTTGACTGTCTATCAGCTGCATGCTCTGCAACCCAGTTCTACAAAG AACTTCAGACCGGCTGGAGGGTCCATACTGCACAACCCAGGGGCCATGTT tgagTTCAACAACCAAAGATATGAAGTGAACCATGTCCACAAAGTGGAGTGTGTCGTCCCCTGGCTGAATGACGCCCTCGTTTTTTTCACGGTCTCCCTACAGCTGTGCCAGCAGCTAAAGGACAAGGTCGGGTGGTGGAAAGAGAGAACATG A
- the ROGDI gene encoding protein rogdi homolog isoform X2, with protein sequence MRMAALASAAERAVLEEEFKWLLREEVHAVLRQLQDILKEASHRFTLPVSGSEGPIKQENFILGSSNTDQVKGVLTLQGDALCQADINLKMPRNNQLLHFAFRDDKQWKLQQIQDARNHVNQAIYLLTNRGANYQFKTGCEVLKLMDAVMLQLTRARNRLTTPATLTLPEIASSGVTKMFTPALPPDILVNFYINLNKLCLTVYQLHALQPSSTKNFRPAGGSILHNPGAMFEFNNQRYEVNHVHKVECVVPWLNDALVFFTVSLQLCQQLKDKISVFSGYWNYRLY encoded by the exons GAAGAGGAGTTCAAGTGGCTTTTACGAGAGGAGGTTCATGCTGTCCTACGGCAGCTGCAAGATATTCTGAAG GAGGCTTCTCATCGCTTTACTTTGCCTGTGAGCGGTTCAGAGGGACCCATCAAGCAGGAGAACTTCATTCTGGGTAGTTCAAA CACCGACCAGGTGAAGGGAGTCCTGACACTTCAGGGAGATGCCTTGTGCCAGGCT GATATTAACTTAAAAATGCCCAGGAATAACCAACTCCTACACTTTGCATTCCGGGATGATAAACAATGGAAACTCCAACAG ATCCAGGATGCAAGGAATCATGTCAACCAAGCGATCTACCTGCTTACCAACAGAGGCGCCAATTACCAGTTCAAGACAGGATGTGAGGTCCTCAAG TTGATGGATGCAGTGATGCTGCAGTTGACAAGAGCTCGGAATCGGCTCACCACTCCAGCTACTTTGACTCTGCCAGAAATCGCCTCTAGTGGTGTTACG AAAATGTTCActcctgctctgcctccagaCATCCTCGTCAATTTCTACATCAACCTGAATAAGCTCTGCTTGACTGTCTATCAGCTGCATGCTCTGCAACCCAGTTCTACAAAG AACTTCAGACCGGCTGGAGGGTCCATACTGCACAACCCAGGGGCCATGTT tgagTTCAACAACCAAAGATATGAAGTGAACCATGTCCACAAAGTGGAGTGTGTCGTCCCCTGGCTGAATGACGCCCTCGTTTTTTTCACGGTCTCCCTACAGCTGTGCCAGCAGCTAAAGGACAAG ATCTCTGTGTTTTCTGGCTACTGGAACTACAGGCTCTACTGA